A genomic window from Candidatus Deferrimicrobium borealis includes:
- a CDS encoding hydroxymethylpyrimidine/phosphomethylpyrimidine kinase, with the protein MEKRSRMPVILVFGGFDPTGGAGVLMDSRAAAAAGAHASAVVSCLTVQTTASFSRFASVPRDVLDESLAAAVKCFPLRAIKVGMVGTRAAAEAILSFIAAHRDLPLVLDPVLRSSSGAPLLSSSALPAYRQLLRRAAVLTPNLPEAEKLLDRRIVSFADASEAAGELSGLTGASVVLKGGHFPWRGRRGTDIVFSDGQTTLLPPIGARRGDPHGTGCALAAMIAARIATGDAVVPAVLAAKSLLSKLVAGGFPSTEGRPILFR; encoded by the coding sequence ATGGAAAAACGGAGCAGAATGCCGGTGATCCTCGTGTTCGGGGGATTCGATCCGACCGGGGGCGCAGGAGTATTGATGGATTCGCGCGCCGCGGCGGCGGCCGGGGCTCACGCCAGCGCGGTCGTCTCGTGTCTCACGGTCCAGACCACCGCATCCTTCTCCCGCTTCGCGTCCGTCCCGCGCGACGTCCTGGATGAATCGCTCGCCGCCGCCGTGAAGTGTTTCCCCCTCCGGGCCATCAAGGTCGGGATGGTGGGGACCCGAGCCGCCGCGGAGGCGATCCTCTCCTTCATCGCCGCGCACCGCGACCTTCCCCTCGTCCTCGACCCCGTGCTCCGCTCCTCCTCCGGGGCGCCGCTTCTATCCTCGTCCGCATTGCCCGCGTATCGACAGCTGCTCCGGCGCGCCGCGGTGCTCACCCCCAACCTCCCCGAGGCCGAAAAGTTGCTGGATCGGCGGATCGTCTCCTTCGCCGACGCGTCGGAGGCCGCGGGGGAACTCTCCGGACTGACCGGGGCCTCCGTCGTCCTCAAGGGGGGCCACTTCCCGTGGAGGGGACGCCGGGGAACGGACATCGTCTTTTCCGACGGGCAGACCACGCTTCTGCCACCGATCGGCGCACGTCGCGGCGACCCGCACGGCACCGGATGCGCCCTTGCCGCGATGATCGCCGCGCGGATCGCGACGGGGGACGCAGTCGTTCCCGCCGTCCTGGCGGCGAAGTCGCTCCTGTCGAAACTGGTCGCCGGCGGTTTCCCCTCGACGGAGGGACGCCCCATTCTGTTCCGGTGA
- a CDS encoding pyridoxamine 5'-phosphate oxidase family protein — MRRTDKEIGSREEINAIIRGSHVCRIALAMDNMPYIIPVSFGYDGESIYIHTSKEGKKINYFKNNNNICFEFERNVKICKDTKIACKWTFSYESVIGFGKIHELESLEQREVGLNRIMSQYSRKKWVFGEGPLKNIRVWKIEITSITGKRSVK; from the coding sequence ATGAGGAGGACCGACAAAGAGATTGGATCCAGGGAGGAGATCAACGCGATCATACGCGGAAGTCACGTGTGCAGAATCGCCTTGGCAATGGATAATATGCCATATATTATCCCCGTTTCGTTTGGTTACGACGGGGAATCGATCTATATACATACGTCCAAAGAAGGGAAAAAGATAAATTATTTTAAGAACAACAACAATATATGTTTCGAATTCGAGCGGAATGTAAAAATATGTAAAGACACGAAAATCGCCTGCAAATGGACGTTTTCCTACGAGAGTGTGATCGGTTTTGGAAAAATTCATGAGTTGGAATCATTAGAGCAAAGAGAAGTCGGTTTAAACAGAATCATGTCCCAATATTCCCGAAAAAAATGGGTTTTCGGTGAAGGCCCATTAAAGAATATTCGCGTATGGAAGATTGAAATTACTTCAATAACAGGAAAAAGATCTGTAAAATAG
- the dnaB gene encoding replicative DNA helicase gives MDEKRSTTPGGSDASLRVPPHDLHAEQAVIASVLLNNDLINGVMEVLRPGDFYQGAHRILYEAMVDLYDRGRPIDQLTLSSVLKDRNAEQQVGGLAYLSEIVTAVPISDNVVHYARIVKEKSILRKTISAAQEITTAAFQGISDIDLFLDRTEQAIFAIAEEKIKPSYYVMGEMAREAMKEIEEAYERKERITGVASGFRDLDQVTAGFQRSNMIVVAARPGMGKTSLCLNIAVSAATRQKLPVAIFSLEMSRQELAMRMICSEARVNFQRLRTGHLGQEEVNRLVAAVGKLSEAPIYTDDSGTLSAMELRAKARRLKKERGIGMIIVDYLQLMHGSNTRQNSENRVQEVSEISRSMKSLAKELNIPVVAVSQLSRGVESRNDKRPQMADLRESGAIEQDSDLILFVYREEMYAKEKTPQEAKGVAEIIIGKNRSGPMRDVKLAFLSQFTRFEDLAQDLE, from the coding sequence ATGGACGAGAAACGCAGTACGACGCCGGGCGGCAGCGACGCCTCCCTCCGGGTTCCTCCCCACGATCTCCACGCGGAGCAGGCCGTCATCGCGTCGGTCCTGCTGAACAACGACCTGATCAACGGCGTGATGGAGGTCCTTCGCCCGGGCGATTTCTACCAGGGCGCCCACCGGATCCTCTACGAGGCGATGGTCGACCTCTACGACCGCGGGCGCCCCATCGACCAGCTCACCCTCTCCTCGGTCCTGAAGGACCGGAACGCCGAACAGCAGGTCGGCGGGCTCGCCTACCTCTCCGAGATCGTCACCGCCGTCCCCATCTCCGACAACGTCGTGCACTACGCGCGCATCGTGAAAGAGAAGTCGATCCTCCGCAAGACGATCTCCGCGGCGCAGGAGATCACCACCGCCGCCTTCCAGGGAATTTCCGACATCGACCTCTTCCTCGACCGGACGGAGCAGGCGATCTTCGCCATCGCCGAGGAGAAGATCAAGCCCTCCTACTACGTGATGGGCGAGATGGCCCGCGAGGCGATGAAGGAGATCGAGGAGGCGTACGAGCGGAAGGAGCGGATCACCGGCGTCGCGTCCGGCTTCCGGGACCTGGACCAGGTCACCGCGGGGTTCCAGCGGTCCAACATGATCGTCGTGGCGGCCCGGCCGGGGATGGGGAAGACCTCGCTCTGCCTCAACATCGCGGTGAGCGCGGCGACCCGGCAGAAGCTGCCCGTCGCGATCTTCTCCCTCGAGATGAGCCGCCAGGAGCTGGCGATGCGGATGATCTGCTCCGAGGCGCGCGTCAACTTCCAGCGGCTCCGCACAGGGCACCTGGGGCAGGAGGAGGTCAATCGGCTCGTCGCCGCCGTGGGGAAGCTCTCCGAGGCGCCGATCTACACCGACGATTCGGGGACGCTGTCGGCGATGGAGCTGCGGGCGAAGGCGCGGCGGCTCAAAAAAGAGCGCGGCATCGGGATGATCATCGTCGACTACCTGCAGCTGATGCACGGCTCCAACACCCGTCAGAACTCGGAAAATCGGGTTCAGGAGGTCTCCGAGATCTCGCGCTCCATGAAGTCGCTGGCCAAGGAGCTGAACATCCCGGTGGTCGCGGTCTCGCAGCTCAGCCGCGGGGTGGAGAGCAGGAACGATAAACGCCCTCAAATGGCGGACTTACGCGAGAGTGGGGCGATCGAGCAGGACAGCGACCTGATCCTGTTCGTCTACCGCGAGGAGATGTACGCCAAGGAGAAGACGCCGCAGGAGGCGAAGGGGGTCGCCGAGATCATCATCGGGAAGAACCGGAGCGGCCCCATGCGCGACGTGAAGCTCGCCTTCCTCTCGCAATTCACCCGCTTCGAGGACCTGGCGCAGGATCTCGAGTAA
- the rplI gene encoding 50S ribosomal protein L9, whose protein sequence is MKIILREDVEKLGKAGEVVKVKDGYGRNYLIPRQLAVLANVRNMKSLDHDRRTIETRAKKTRKTAEATAATLSAVSLVLPAKAGEEGKLFGAITSRDIAAALGKAGVIVDRKAIQLADPIKQVGDYKVKIRVAADVLPEISVSVVPEA, encoded by the coding sequence ATGAAAATCATCCTGCGCGAGGACGTGGAGAAGCTGGGGAAGGCGGGCGAGGTCGTCAAGGTCAAGGACGGGTACGGGCGGAACTACCTGATCCCGCGGCAGCTGGCGGTCCTGGCGAACGTTCGGAACATGAAATCCCTCGATCACGATCGGCGGACGATCGAGACGCGGGCGAAGAAGACCCGGAAGACCGCCGAGGCGACGGCGGCGACGCTGTCCGCCGTCTCCCTCGTCCTGCCCGCGAAGGCGGGAGAGGAGGGGAAGCTGTTCGGCGCCATCACTTCACGGGACATCGCGGCGGCGCTCGGGAAGGCCGGCGTGATCGTCGACCGCAAGGCGATCCAGCTCGCCGACCCGATCAAGCAGGTGGGCGACTACAAGGTGAAGATCCGGGTAGCGGCCGACGTCCTCCCCGAGATCTCCGTCAGCGTGGTGCCGGAAGCTTAA
- the rpsR gene encoding 30S ribosomal protein S18, which translates to MSTPYKPRPSSSGPRRDDHRGPAGGGKKRYIRKKFCRFCAEKELAIDYKNAYMIKQFVSERGKIVPRRITGNCAKHQRKLTVEIKKARILALIAFTATQVR; encoded by the coding sequence ATGAGCACCCCGTACAAGCCCCGCCCGTCGTCTTCCGGCCCCCGGCGCGACGACCATCGCGGTCCGGCCGGAGGAGGGAAGAAGCGGTACATCCGAAAGAAGTTCTGCCGCTTCTGCGCCGAGAAAGAGCTCGCGATCGACTACAAGAACGCGTACATGATCAAGCAGTTCGTCTCGGAGCGGGGGAAGATCGTTCCCCGCCGCATCACGGGGAACTGCGCGAAGCACCAGCGGAAGCTGACGGTGGAGATCAAGAAGGCGCGGATCCTGGCGCTGATCGCCTTCACCGCCACGCAGGTCCGGTAG
- the ssb gene encoding single-stranded DNA-binding protein, with translation MVTFNRVILAGNLVRDPETRFLPSGVAVTSFSIAVNRRYKSNNEVKEEVSFFDISVFGKTGENCAEYLSKGRPVLVEGRLRQRSWETDGVKRSKIEVVADNVQFLGGPRGASAEPSASSAPAAESQDDDIPF, from the coding sequence ATGGTCACCTTCAACCGTGTCATCCTTGCCGGCAACCTCGTGCGGGATCCCGAGACGCGCTTTCTCCCTTCCGGGGTGGCCGTGACCAGCTTCAGCATCGCGGTGAATCGCCGCTATAAGTCGAACAACGAGGTCAAGGAAGAGGTCTCCTTCTTCGACATCTCGGTGTTCGGGAAGACGGGCGAGAACTGCGCCGAGTACCTTTCCAAGGGACGGCCCGTTCTGGTCGAGGGGCGCCTGCGGCAGCGCAGCTGGGAGACCGACGGCGTGAAGCGGAGCAAGATCGAGGTCGTGGCGGACAACGTCCAGTTCCTCGGCGGCCCGCGCGGCGCGTCGGCCGAGCCTTCCGCGTCATCGGCTCCGGCGGCCGAATCGCAAGACGACGATATCCCGTTCTGA
- the rpsF gene encoding 30S ribosomal protein S6, which yields MTPKRYETAILFDPELPEDARKEFLGKLSGIVAAYKGEVLKTDDWGNRKLAYAIKKKSNAFYTFLLYTGNRGVVEEVERNIKIFEGILRHLTTVHTAELKPKVEAAAPPAGDAPADSGTPEPETPQAPAPPAEA from the coding sequence ATGACACCGAAGAGGTATGAAACCGCCATCCTGTTCGACCCGGAACTCCCGGAGGACGCGAGGAAAGAGTTCCTCGGGAAGCTCTCCGGGATCGTCGCCGCCTACAAGGGCGAGGTGTTGAAGACCGACGACTGGGGGAACCGCAAGCTCGCCTACGCGATCAAGAAGAAATCCAACGCCTTTTACACCTTCCTCCTCTACACCGGGAACCGCGGCGTCGTCGAGGAGGTGGAGCGCAACATCAAGATCTTCGAGGGGATTCTCCGCCACCTCACCACCGTGCACACCGCGGAGTTGAAGCCGAAGGTCGAGGCGGCCGCACCCCCCGCGGGAGACGCCCCTGCGGACTCCGGGACGCCCGAACCCGAAACGCCCCAGGCGCCCGCGCCCCCGGCGGAAGCCTGA
- the pth gene encoding aminoacyl-tRNA hydrolase → MGNPGRRYGATLHNAGFLAIDRIAESLGVRWRAAAAASLGTAEIDGRQVVLAKPMTFMNLSGDAVAPLYRKHADGPGDLVVLHDDLDLPVGAVRLKRGGGTGGHNGLRSLKERLGTADFLRIRVGIGRPPAGVDPADYVLTPPAPELRGAFDAAVAAAGDAFADIARLGFDKAMTRWNARAREDNKSGKTPPDTPGGNILLAPGALSGGSISRKEARSPDDTEEV, encoded by the coding sequence CTGGGGAATCCGGGGCGCCGGTACGGCGCCACGCTCCACAACGCGGGGTTCCTGGCGATCGACCGGATCGCCGAATCGCTGGGGGTGCGGTGGCGCGCGGCCGCCGCGGCTTCGCTGGGAACCGCCGAGATCGACGGGCGACAGGTCGTCCTCGCCAAGCCGATGACGTTCATGAACCTGTCCGGCGACGCGGTGGCCCCGCTCTACCGGAAGCACGCCGACGGCCCGGGGGATCTGGTGGTCCTCCACGACGACCTCGATCTGCCGGTCGGCGCGGTGCGGCTCAAGCGCGGCGGCGGGACGGGCGGCCACAATGGACTGCGGTCCCTGAAGGAACGCCTCGGGACCGCCGATTTCTTGAGGATCCGCGTGGGGATCGGGCGGCCCCCCGCCGGGGTCGACCCGGCGGACTACGTCCTGACCCCCCCGGCTCCCGAGCTGCGGGGAGCGTTCGACGCGGCGGTCGCCGCCGCGGGCGATGCGTTCGCCGACATTGCGAGGCTCGGTTTCGACAAGGCCATGACGCGCTGGAACGCGAGGGCGCGCGAGGACAATAAGAGTGGCAAGACCCCGCCGGACACCCCGGGGGGAAACATACTCCTTGCTCCCGGCGCATTGTCCGGGGGCTCGATCAGCCGAAAGGAGGCAAGATCGCCAGATGACACCGAAGAGGTATGA
- a CDS encoding 50S ribosomal protein L25: protein MAMMELSADRRQYTGKEINRKRRAEGRIPGVIYGKGLETRSIEFQRRPLEKFLDTARRGTVIVKMTVHEGSEGVESYAVLKETQTHPLTGRVTHVDFYEVALGRKFRVEVPLRVKGKAVGIEMGGVLEVVTRSLEVECTPDHVPEYLELDVTALGLGDSIHLADVQFPEGVVPTEKDLRMTLAAVHTPKAEAAPAAVEELVAEGAEGASVAEPGAKEEKPEKEAKKPEKEPKKPEKEPKKKE from the coding sequence ATGGCGATGATGGAGTTGTCGGCGGACCGCCGCCAGTACACGGGGAAAGAGATCAACCGGAAGCGTCGCGCCGAGGGGAGGATTCCCGGCGTCATCTACGGCAAGGGGCTCGAGACCCGGTCGATCGAGTTCCAGCGCAGGCCCCTCGAAAAGTTTCTCGACACGGCCCGCCGCGGGACGGTGATCGTCAAGATGACCGTTCATGAAGGGTCCGAGGGGGTAGAGTCGTACGCGGTCCTGAAAGAGACCCAGACCCATCCCCTGACCGGCCGGGTCACCCACGTCGATTTCTACGAGGTGGCGCTCGGGAGGAAGTTCCGCGTCGAAGTCCCGCTGCGGGTCAAGGGGAAGGCGGTCGGCATCGAGATGGGCGGAGTCCTCGAGGTGGTCACCCGCAGCCTCGAGGTCGAGTGCACGCCCGACCACGTCCCCGAGTATCTCGAACTCGATGTCACCGCTCTCGGGCTCGGCGATTCCATCCACCTGGCGGACGTCCAGTTCCCCGAGGGCGTCGTTCCCACCGAGAAGGATCTTCGGATGACCCTGGCGGCGGTCCACACGCCGAAGGCCGAGGCCGCCCCGGCGGCGGTCGAGGAACTGGTGGCGGAAGGGGCCGAGGGCGCCAGCGTGGCGGAGCCCGGAGCGAAGGAAGAGAAGCCGGAAAAGGAAGCGAAGAAGCCGGAAAAGGAACCGAAGAAGCCGGAAAAGGAACCGAAGAAGAAGGAGTAG
- a CDS encoding ribose-phosphate pyrophosphokinase — MTRLKIFTGNANPDLAKEICAFLCIPLGSAVIKRFSDGEVNVEIRDNVRGVDVFVIQPTSPPVNDHLMELLILMDGLKRASAKRVTAVLPYYGYARQDRKVLPRAPITAKLVADLLTAAGVSRLLTMDLHAGQIQGFFNIPVDHLYSAPVLLEYIKGKYGSEDDLVIVSPDAGGVERARAFAKRLSASLAIIDKRRLAPNVAEVMNIIGEVEGKTAVLLDDMVDTGGTLVQSADALRRKGAKHVFACATHAVLSGPAIDRLEKSEIEELVVTNTIPLGSKAACTKIHVLTVAPLLGEAIKRIHFQDSVSSLFV, encoded by the coding sequence GTGACGCGACTGAAGATTTTCACCGGGAACGCGAACCCGGATCTGGCGAAGGAGATCTGCGCGTTCCTCTGCATCCCGCTCGGTTCCGCGGTCATCAAGCGGTTCAGCGACGGCGAGGTGAACGTCGAGATCCGGGACAACGTCCGCGGCGTGGATGTTTTCGTGATCCAGCCCACGTCTCCCCCGGTGAACGACCACCTGATGGAGTTGCTGATCCTGATGGACGGGCTCAAGCGCGCCTCGGCGAAGCGGGTGACGGCGGTGCTCCCGTATTACGGGTACGCGCGGCAGGACCGGAAGGTCCTCCCACGGGCTCCGATCACGGCGAAGCTCGTGGCCGACCTCCTGACCGCGGCGGGCGTCTCCCGGCTGCTGACGATGGACCTTCACGCGGGACAGATCCAGGGATTCTTCAACATCCCGGTGGACCACCTGTACTCGGCGCCGGTGTTGCTCGAGTACATCAAGGGGAAGTACGGGAGCGAGGACGACCTTGTCATCGTCTCCCCGGACGCCGGGGGCGTGGAGCGGGCGCGGGCCTTCGCCAAGCGCCTTTCCGCCTCCCTCGCCATCATCGACAAGCGCCGGCTGGCGCCCAACGTGGCCGAGGTGATGAATATCATCGGGGAGGTCGAGGGGAAGACGGCGGTCCTGCTCGACGACATGGTGGACACGGGCGGCACGCTCGTGCAGTCCGCCGACGCCCTGCGCCGCAAGGGGGCGAAGCATGTCTTTGCCTGCGCCACCCACGCGGTCCTGTCGGGACCGGCCATCGACCGGCTCGAGAAATCGGAGATCGAGGAACTCGTGGTGACCAATACGATTCCTTTGGGTTCCAAGGCGGCGTGCACGAAGATTCACGTCCTCACGGTCGCGCCCCTGCTGGGCGAGGCCATCAAGAGGATCCATTTCCAGGATTCGGTCAGCTCGCTGTTCGTTTAA
- the spoVG gene encoding septation regulator SpoVG produces MRITEVKVFPVSDNEKLKGYATIIFDDCFVVRDLKIIQGGAGLFVAMPSKKTKDGTYRDIAHPLDNETRRMIEEAVIGAYERGTGAVLDGVAAAR; encoded by the coding sequence ATGCGGATCACCGAGGTGAAGGTTTTTCCGGTGTCGGACAACGAAAAGCTGAAAGGGTACGCCACGATCATCTTCGACGACTGCTTCGTCGTCCGCGACCTCAAGATCATCCAGGGAGGCGCCGGCCTGTTCGTCGCCATGCCGAGCAAAAAGACGAAGGACGGAACGTACCGGGACATCGCGCACCCCCTGGACAACGAGACCCGGCGGATGATCGAGGAGGCCGTGATCGGGGCGTACGAGCGGGGAACCGGAGCCGTCCTTGACGGGGTAGCGGCCGCCCGCTAG
- the ispE gene encoding 4-(cytidine 5'-diphospho)-2-C-methyl-D-erythritol kinase: protein MGASAVSFLAPAKLNLSLQVFGKRPDGYHHIRSVMVPVSLYDEVTVEEAPAGISVECDAPGVPTDSANSCHKAAALFLAWAGTPAGVRIRVRKEIPAESGLGGGSSDAAATLKGMIALTAKHPPPDALLAMAIRVGADVPFFLPGGAALVEGIGERLTPLPWNVPFHAVIVRPAFGLSTREGYARLGREPGAPPPRAPVPTFRTFSEVAAIVRNDFEAAWGPSRPEIGGIRRELTTAGAAAAGLSGSGSAVFGLFTSEGAAREAREKLSAGGDGGKGRRVFVARSV, encoded by the coding sequence TTGGGTGCTTCCGCCGTCTCCTTCCTCGCTCCGGCCAAGCTGAATCTTTCGCTGCAGGTGTTCGGGAAACGCCCCGACGGGTACCACCACATCCGCTCGGTCATGGTGCCGGTCTCCCTGTACGACGAGGTGACCGTCGAGGAGGCTCCCGCCGGGATCTCCGTGGAATGCGACGCGCCGGGTGTCCCGACCGACTCCGCGAACAGCTGCCACAAGGCCGCCGCCCTCTTTCTTGCCTGGGCGGGGACCCCCGCCGGGGTTCGGATCCGGGTCCGGAAGGAGATCCCCGCCGAGTCGGGGCTGGGAGGGGGAAGTTCCGACGCGGCGGCGACGCTGAAAGGGATGATCGCCCTGACCGCAAAGCACCCTCCTCCGGACGCGTTGCTTGCGATGGCGATCCGCGTCGGAGCGGACGTCCCGTTCTTCCTGCCGGGCGGCGCGGCGCTCGTCGAGGGGATCGGCGAGCGGCTCACCCCGCTCCCGTGGAACGTTCCGTTTCACGCCGTCATCGTGCGCCCCGCCTTCGGGCTTTCGACGCGGGAGGGGTACGCGCGGCTTGGGCGCGAACCTGGCGCCCCTCCCCCGCGTGCTCCCGTTCCGACGTTCCGGACGTTTTCGGAAGTGGCGGCCATCGTCCGGAACGATTTCGAGGCGGCGTGGGGCCCCTCGCGTCCGGAGATCGGCGGCATCCGGCGGGAACTGACGACCGCGGGAGCGGCGGCGGCGGGGCTGTCGGGAAGCGGATCGGCGGTGTTCGGCCTCTTCACGTCGGAAGGCGCGGCGCGGGAGGCGCGGGAGAAATTGTCGGCAGGCGGCGACGGGGGAAAAGGGCGACGGGTCTTCGTCGCGAGAAGCGTCTAA
- the garR gene encoding 2-hydroxy-3-oxopropionate reductase → MKTGFIGLGIMGKPMAKNLLKAGYRLVVFDTNAAPMKELADAGAETAASPKEVAEKCDVVVTMLPNSPHVRAVLLGPQGVIEGAGPGKTVIDMSSIAPLASREIASLLAEKGVEMLDAPVSGGEPKAIDGTLSVMVGGKKDVFERCHSIMKSMAASVVRVGDTGAGNVAKLANQIVVALNIAAMSEALVLAAKAGVQPDLVYQAIRGGLAGSTVLDAKAPLVMDRKFSPGFRVNLHIKDLGNVLETSREIGVPLPLTAAVMEMMQALKVDGLGDADHCSLVRHYEKMAHIEVKR, encoded by the coding sequence ATGAAGACGGGTTTTATCGGCCTGGGGATCATGGGAAAGCCGATGGCGAAAAACCTCTTGAAGGCGGGGTACCGCCTGGTGGTGTTCGACACCAACGCGGCGCCGATGAAGGAGCTGGCGGACGCGGGTGCCGAAACGGCGGCGTCGCCGAAAGAGGTCGCGGAGAAGTGCGACGTCGTCGTGACCATGCTTCCAAACTCTCCCCATGTAAGGGCGGTCTTGCTGGGTCCCCAGGGCGTCATCGAGGGAGCCGGCCCCGGCAAGACCGTCATCGACATGAGTTCGATCGCGCCGCTTGCCAGCCGGGAGATCGCTTCGCTGCTTGCGGAAAAAGGGGTGGAGATGCTCGACGCGCCGGTGAGCGGCGGCGAGCCGAAGGCCATCGACGGGACCCTCTCCGTCATGGTCGGTGGGAAGAAGGACGTCTTTGAACGATGCCACTCCATCATGAAGTCCATGGCGGCGTCCGTCGTGCGGGTGGGCGATACCGGCGCGGGCAACGTCGCGAAACTGGCCAATCAGATCGTCGTTGCGCTGAATATCGCCGCCATGTCCGAGGCGCTCGTTCTTGCCGCCAAGGCCGGGGTACAGCCGGACCTGGTCTACCAGGCCATCCGGGGGGGGCTGGCGGGCAGCACGGTGCTCGACGCGAAGGCGCCGTTGGTCATGGATCGAAAATTCTCCCCTGGATTCCGCGTCAACCTGCATATCAAGGACCTGGGGAACGTTCTGGAAACATCCCGCGAGATCGGGGTGCCGCTCCCGTTGACCGCGGCCGTGATGGAGATGATGCAGGCGCTCAAGGTCGACGGCCTCGGGGACGCGGATCACTGCAGCCTGGTGCGGCATTACGAGAAAATGGCCCACATCGAGGTGAAACGGTAA
- a CDS encoding tripartite tricarboxylate transporter substrate binding protein, which yields MKRFVAVIAAVMFASVAFPAASMAADAYPSKPITAVVPMAAGGSSDLLARAIEKFWPKYSKQPMAVVNKPGGGGVVGTEGVVRSKPDGYTLYLGYGSGHDVVMPSLQKMPYDPLKDLVPVSRVSIHSVVIVTGAKSEFNSIKDIVAWSKKEGKPVTTAVSVKAGAVDLALTAFGKVAGINIVTVPFSGGAEATTALAGGHLMIGGGHPSEIIPHIKAGRFKALAVALPQRDPTLPDVPTLRELGFDVATWGSIKGVAAPAGTPKEVVTYIDDNIKKICNDPEFLKLMASLNQPVLYLGSDDFGKFMKQATADYAKLIKDLKITID from the coding sequence ATGAAAAGATTCGTCGCCGTAATCGCAGCAGTGATGTTCGCGTCGGTGGCGTTCCCGGCCGCTTCGATGGCCGCGGACGCCTACCCGTCGAAGCCGATCACCGCCGTGGTCCCGATGGCGGCGGGAGGGTCTTCGGATCTCCTCGCAAGGGCCATCGAGAAGTTCTGGCCGAAATATTCGAAACAACCGATGGCGGTCGTCAACAAGCCCGGCGGCGGCGGGGTGGTCGGCACGGAAGGGGTGGTCCGCTCCAAGCCGGACGGCTACACCCTCTACCTCGGGTACGGTTCGGGGCACGACGTGGTCATGCCGTCCCTCCAGAAGATGCCCTATGATCCGTTGAAAGACCTTGTCCCCGTGTCGAGGGTCTCCATCCACTCCGTGGTCATCGTCACCGGCGCGAAATCCGAGTTCAACTCGATCAAGGACATCGTCGCCTGGTCCAAAAAGGAAGGGAAACCGGTAACGACGGCGGTGTCCGTGAAGGCCGGCGCGGTCGACCTGGCGCTCACCGCCTTCGGCAAGGTGGCGGGCATCAACATCGTCACGGTCCCCTTCTCCGGCGGCGCCGAGGCCACCACGGCCCTTGCGGGAGGACACCTCATGATCGGAGGCGGCCACCCCTCCGAGATCATTCCCCACATCAAGGCAGGGCGCTTCAAGGCGCTCGCTGTGGCGCTCCCCCAGCGTGACCCGACCCTTCCCGACGTCCCTACCCTGAGGGAGCTGGGGTTCGACGTTGCTACCTGGGGTTCCATCAAGGGCGTGGCCGCGCCCGCCGGAACGCCGAAAGAGGTGGTCACGTACATCGACGACAACATCAAGAAGATCTGCAACGACCCTGAATTCCTGAAGCTGATGGCGAGCTTGAACCAGCCGGTCTTGTACCTGGGGAGCGACGATTTCGGGAAATTCATGAAGCAGGCGACCGCGGACTACGCCAAGTTGATCAAGGACCTTAAAATCACGATCGATTGA